A region from the Lysobacter sp. BMK333-48F3 genome encodes:
- the sppA gene encoding signal peptide peptidase SppA: MNDTASSRGPLARLIVGAWDAMNFTRRLFFNLVFFGVLLFFALAVMFGGRPEPLLERTTLVIAPEANLVEQYSSDPASRALGKAFGDRNEEVQLRDLLRALDAAKDDKRIERVVLRLDKLQASGMASLREVAAAVARLRESKKEVIAFSEAMDQKQYLVVAQANQLYLDPMGGMLLEGLGRYRQYYREGLQDKLGVDVHLFRVGEFKSAAEPYILDAASEESKTADLFWMNDLWSRYLGDVAKARKLDPAQLAASIDQLPERLDAVQGDLGKYALQQKLVDGLKTRGEVDELLTKRGVADEDAEGGFRQISLEAYVASLDRVINPADQRPQVAVVVAEGEITGGEQPPGTIGGVSTAALLREAREDENVKALVLRVDSPGGEVFASEQIRREVVALKAAGKPVVVSMGDLAASGGYWISMNADRIYADPSTITGSIGIFGMIPTVPRALEKIGVHTDGVGTTRLAGAFDITRPLAPEVGSVIQSVINKGYADFTGRVANARKRPVAEIDAVARGRVWSGAQAKERGLVDALGGLSDAVDDVAKRAKLGKAGEYRVRYVEKMPTPFERFFANFAQSRAGSAMLGQSDFARGLLVKAMPQAAADLRFLQSAAVPTRGVPVKSLAYCFCEL; encoded by the coding sequence ATGAACGATACCGCCTCGTCCCGCGGGCCTTTGGCCCGGCTGATCGTCGGCGCCTGGGATGCGATGAATTTCACCCGCCGGTTGTTCTTCAACCTGGTGTTTTTCGGTGTGCTGCTGTTTTTCGCCCTGGCGGTGATGTTCGGCGGCCGGCCCGAGCCGCTGCTGGAGCGCACCACCCTGGTGATCGCACCGGAGGCCAACCTGGTCGAGCAGTACAGCTCCGATCCGGCCTCGCGCGCGCTCGGCAAGGCCTTCGGCGACCGCAACGAGGAAGTGCAGCTGCGCGACCTGCTGCGCGCGCTGGACGCGGCCAAGGACGACAAGCGGATCGAGCGCGTGGTGCTGCGCCTGGACAAGCTGCAGGCCTCGGGCATGGCCTCGCTGCGCGAGGTCGCCGCCGCGGTCGCGCGCCTGCGCGAGAGCAAGAAGGAAGTGATCGCCTTCTCCGAAGCCATGGACCAGAAGCAGTACCTGGTGGTGGCCCAGGCCAACCAGCTGTACCTGGACCCGATGGGCGGCATGCTGCTGGAAGGCCTCGGCCGCTATCGCCAGTACTACCGCGAAGGCCTGCAGGACAAGCTCGGCGTCGACGTGCACCTGTTCCGGGTCGGCGAGTTCAAGTCCGCCGCCGAGCCCTACATCCTCGACGCGGCCTCGGAAGAGTCCAAGACCGCCGACCTGTTCTGGATGAACGATCTGTGGTCGCGCTACCTTGGCGACGTGGCCAAGGCGCGCAAGCTCGACCCGGCCCAGCTCGCCGCCAGCATCGACCAGTTGCCCGAGCGGCTGGACGCGGTCCAGGGCGACCTGGGCAAGTACGCGCTGCAGCAGAAGCTGGTCGACGGCCTGAAGACCCGCGGCGAAGTCGACGAACTGCTGACCAAGCGCGGCGTCGCCGACGAGGACGCCGAAGGCGGCTTCCGGCAGATTTCCCTCGAGGCCTACGTGGCCAGCCTGGATCGGGTGATCAACCCGGCCGACCAGCGTCCGCAGGTGGCGGTGGTGGTGGCCGAGGGCGAAATCACCGGCGGCGAGCAGCCGCCGGGCACGATCGGCGGCGTATCGACCGCGGCCCTGCTGCGCGAAGCGCGCGAGGACGAAAACGTGAAGGCGCTGGTGCTGCGGGTGGATTCGCCCGGCGGCGAAGTGTTCGCCTCCGAGCAGATCCGCCGCGAAGTGGTCGCGCTGAAGGCCGCCGGCAAGCCGGTGGTGGTGTCGATGGGCGACCTGGCCGCGTCCGGCGGTTACTGGATCTCGATGAACGCCGATCGGATCTACGCCGATCCTTCGACCATCACCGGCTCGATCGGCATCTTCGGCATGATCCCGACCGTGCCGCGCGCGCTGGAGAAGATCGGCGTGCACACCGACGGCGTCGGCACCACTCGCCTGGCCGGCGCGTTCGACATCACCCGGCCGCTGGCGCCGGAAGTCGGCAGCGTGATCCAGAGCGTGATCAACAAGGGCTACGCCGATTTCACCGGCCGCGTCGCCAACGCGCGCAAGCGTCCGGTGGCGGAGATCGATGCGGTCGCGCGCGGCCGGGTGTGGAGCGGCGCGCAGGCCAAGGAACGCGGCCTGGTCGACGCGCTGGGCGGTCTGTCCGATGCGGTCGACGACGTCGCCAAGCGGGCCAAGCTCGGCAAGGCCGGCGAGTACCGGGTGCGCTACGTGGAGAAGATGCCGACCCCGTTCGAGCGCTTCTTCGCCAACTTCGCCCAGAGCCGCGCCGGCAGCGCCATGCTCGGCCAATCGGACTTCGCCCGCGGCCTGCTGGTCAAGGCGATGCCGCAGGCGGCGGCGGACCTGCGCTTCCTGCAGAGCGCTGCGGTGCCGACCCGCGGCGTGCCGGTGAAGTCGCTGGCGTATTGCTTCTGCGAGTTGTAA
- a CDS encoding MATE family efflux transporter → MSASSPSVSRSGLPGEIRTTVVLAAPLVAGHVSTGLIGFVDNTLAGHHGTTTLASVTIGTALWWLPMMVPIGTLLSVPPSVSQLEGAGRRGEIGALFRQAMWLAALLSVFLFAFLTAIPYALGAMGIAPEIIPGAQAFLHGIRWGVPALTLFFCMRYLSEGLHWTLPTMLLSAGGLLVLLPLGYVLTFGEFGLPELGAGGLGIASAAMLWVQAIGFFLVLRRARRFADLGLFARFDRPHWPTIRGLLATGLPIGVTVLMEGSLFIVTALLIGRLGEVQASAHQIAINLSALCFMVPMALAEATTVRVGHALGRGDVDGVRRAIWAGYAIVIGTQLMSGIVLLSANDLLVSFYTRDAAVAALAASLLFYAAMFQFPDGVQVLSAGALRGLKDTRMPMLLAALAYWGVGMPVGAGLGLGLGWGPKGMWIGLIAGLTVAAVLLGLRLLRSSAPDALSRRIAAEHPHELDPHETGCT, encoded by the coding sequence ATGTCCGCGTCATCCCCCTCCGTCTCGCGCTCCGGCCTGCCCGGCGAGATCCGCACCACCGTGGTTCTGGCCGCGCCGCTGGTCGCCGGCCATGTCTCGACCGGCCTGATCGGCTTCGTCGACAACACCCTGGCCGGCCACCACGGCACCACCACCCTGGCCTCGGTCACCATCGGCACCGCGCTGTGGTGGCTGCCGATGATGGTGCCGATCGGCACCCTGCTGTCGGTGCCGCCGTCGGTGTCGCAGCTGGAAGGCGCCGGCCGCCGCGGCGAGATCGGCGCGCTGTTCCGCCAGGCGATGTGGCTGGCGGCGCTGCTGAGCGTGTTCCTGTTCGCGTTCCTGACCGCGATTCCCTATGCGCTCGGCGCGATGGGCATCGCGCCGGAAATCATTCCCGGCGCGCAGGCTTTCCTGCACGGCATCCGTTGGGGCGTGCCGGCGCTGACCCTGTTCTTCTGCATGCGCTACCTCAGCGAGGGCCTGCACTGGACCTTGCCGACCATGCTGCTCAGCGCCGGCGGCCTGCTGGTGCTGTTGCCGCTGGGCTACGTGCTGACCTTCGGCGAGTTCGGCCTGCCCGAACTCGGCGCCGGCGGGCTCGGCATCGCCTCGGCGGCGATGCTGTGGGTGCAGGCGATCGGTTTCTTCCTGGTTCTGCGCCGGGCGCGCCGGTTCGCCGACCTGGGCCTGTTCGCGCGCTTCGACCGTCCGCACTGGCCGACCATCCGCGGCCTGCTCGCCACCGGCCTGCCGATCGGGGTGACCGTGCTGATGGAAGGCAGTCTGTTCATCGTCACCGCCTTGCTGATCGGCCGCCTCGGCGAGGTCCAGGCCTCGGCGCACCAGATCGCGATCAACCTGTCGGCGCTGTGCTTCATGGTGCCGATGGCGCTGGCCGAGGCGACCACGGTGCGGGTCGGCCACGCGCTCGGCCGCGGCGACGTCGACGGGGTGCGGCGGGCGATCTGGGCCGGCTACGCGATCGTGATCGGCACCCAGCTGATGTCCGGCATCGTTCTGCTCAGCGCCAACGATCTGCTGGTGAGTTTCTACACCCGCGACGCCGCGGTCGCCGCCCTGGCCGCCTCGCTGCTGTTCTACGCGGCGATGTTCCAGTTTCCCGACGGGGTCCAGGTGCTGTCCGCCGGCGCCCTGCGCGGGCTCAAGGACACCCGCATGCCGATGCTGCTGGCCGCCCTGGCCTATTGGGGCGTGGGCATGCCGGTCGGCGCCGGCCTCGGCCTGGGCCTGGGCTGGGGACCGAAGGGCATGTGGATCGGCCTGATCGCCGGCCTGACCGTGGCCGCGGTGCTGCTGGGCCTGCGCCTGCTGCGTTCCAGCGCCCCCGACGCCCTGTCCCGCCGCATCGCCGCCGAGCACCCGCACGAGCTGGACCCGCATGAGACGGGGTGCACTTGA
- a CDS encoding DUF3667 domain-containing protein has translation MSASAGSAHGHGDLSHCENCHAELHGEFCHACGQSVHNPIRHVGHALEEVFESFWHLDGRIFRTLRDLLSPGRAAANYIRGHRMRYVPPLRLFVVLSVLTFFVAKFAIHFDDNQRLISFNDVQGPTVRLGNTKKQFREADSVLEVEALRTRMVKELELARQSVPEAARSPIQKSIEGVQRQADKRIEALRALQRLDDAEVAKQKAQGQREGGAAAAGSVQAAETMGAVEQWRNRQIAPLQAQLSKLAPASPQAFELAKQIRRTNAEAGCRVAALQQAHAEVSEGRAARKSDRDRYGDADCDDIHDPLSFNGKPWDAQTNPLVSPYLPKFANDWLNRQVGIGQTNISRLSKEPWRYMNTLIGAIPSALFLMVPMFALLLKLAYLGSGRGYLEHLVVALYSHAYLCLVFLAMFLLTLLGGAIAPHWPAFGIVGGTAIGLLWLWMPIYLLIMQKRVYGNGWLLTLVRYSVIGSLYFVMLSIAAVALAVTTIVRM, from the coding sequence ATGAGCGCAAGCGCAGGTTCCGCCCACGGCCATGGCGATCTCAGCCATTGCGAGAACTGTCACGCCGAATTGCACGGCGAGTTCTGTCACGCCTGCGGGCAGTCGGTGCACAACCCGATCCGTCACGTCGGCCACGCCCTGGAAGAGGTGTTCGAGTCGTTCTGGCACCTGGACGGGCGCATTTTCCGCACCTTGCGCGATCTGCTGTCCCCGGGCCGGGCCGCGGCCAACTACATCCGCGGCCACCGCATGCGCTACGTGCCGCCGCTGCGGCTGTTCGTGGTGCTGTCGGTGCTGACCTTCTTCGTCGCCAAGTTCGCGATCCACTTCGACGATAACCAGCGCCTGATCAGCTTCAACGACGTCCAGGGCCCTACCGTGCGCCTGGGCAACACCAAGAAGCAGTTCCGCGAGGCCGACTCGGTGCTCGAGGTCGAGGCCTTGCGCACGCGCATGGTCAAGGAGCTGGAACTGGCCCGGCAGTCGGTGCCGGAGGCGGCGCGCAGCCCGATCCAGAAATCGATCGAGGGCGTGCAGCGCCAGGCCGACAAGCGCATCGAAGCGCTGCGCGCGCTGCAGAGGCTCGACGACGCCGAGGTCGCCAAACAAAAAGCCCAGGGCCAGCGCGAAGGCGGCGCCGCGGCCGCCGGCTCGGTGCAGGCGGCCGAAACCATGGGCGCAGTCGAGCAATGGCGCAACCGCCAGATCGCGCCCCTGCAGGCGCAGCTGAGCAAGCTCGCGCCGGCCTCGCCGCAGGCCTTCGAACTGGCCAAGCAGATCCGCCGGACCAACGCCGAAGCCGGTTGCCGCGTCGCCGCCCTGCAGCAGGCGCATGCGGAAGTCAGCGAAGGCCGGGCGGCGCGCAAGTCCGACCGCGACCGCTACGGCGATGCCGACTGCGACGACATCCACGATCCGCTGAGCTTCAACGGCAAGCCCTGGGACGCGCAGACCAACCCGCTGGTGTCGCCTTACCTGCCCAAGTTCGCCAACGACTGGCTCAACCGCCAGGTCGGCATCGGCCAGACCAACATCAGCCGGCTCAGCAAGGAGCCGTGGCGCTACATGAACACCCTGATCGGCGCGATTCCGTCGGCGCTGTTCCTGATGGTGCCGATGTTCGCGCTGCTGCTGAAGCTGGCCTACCTGGGTTCGGGCCGCGGCTATCTCGAGCATCTGGTGGTCGCGCTGTACAGCCACGCCTACCTGTGCCTGGTGTTCCTGGCGATGTTCCTGCTGACCCTGCTGGGCGGCGCGATCGCGCCGCACTGGCCCGCGTTCGGCATCGTCGGCGGCACCGCGATCGGCCTGCTCTGGCTGTGGATGCCGATCTACCTGCTGATCATGCAAAAGCGCGTGTACGGCAACGGCTGGCTGCTGACCCTGGTGCGCTACAGCGTGATCGGTTCGCTGTACTTCGTGATGCTGAGCATCGCCGCCGTCGCCCTGGCGGTGACCACGATCGTGCGGATGTGA
- a CDS encoding DUF4286 family protein has product MSANQAEVVYEVSLEVDAAIEAEYLAWLRAHIDEICALPGFLGAQWLRVEEPAAAAGRFGLCVQYRLRDRAALEDYLREHAPRLRADGVARFGGRFQASRRILQPLA; this is encoded by the coding sequence ATGAGCGCGAACCAGGCCGAGGTCGTGTACGAAGTCTCGCTCGAGGTCGATGCGGCGATCGAAGCCGAGTACCTGGCCTGGCTGCGCGCGCACATCGACGAGATCTGCGCCCTGCCGGGGTTTCTCGGCGCGCAATGGTTGCGGGTCGAGGAGCCGGCCGCCGCCGCGGGCCGCTTCGGCCTGTGCGTGCAGTACCGCCTGCGCGATCGCGCCGCGCTCGAGGACTACCTGCGCGAGCACGCGCCGCGCCTGCGCGCGGACGGCGTCGCCCGCTTCGGCGGACGCTTCCAGGCCAGCCGGCGGATTTTGCAGCCGCTGGCTTGA
- a CDS encoding antibiotic biosynthesis monooxygenase family protein yields MIVEYIRYRLPADAGEAFERDYARAAQVLDASPHCLAYELSRCVDEPACYLLRIEWDSVDGHLQGFRKSAGFADFLAAIRGYIGAIEEMRHYRVGGVAARKPAA; encoded by the coding sequence ATGATCGTCGAGTACATCCGTTACCGCCTGCCGGCCGACGCCGGCGAGGCGTTCGAGCGCGACTATGCGCGCGCCGCGCAGGTGCTGGACGCCTCGCCGCACTGCCTGGCCTACGAGCTGTCGCGTTGCGTCGACGAACCCGCGTGCTACCTGCTGCGGATCGAATGGGACAGCGTCGACGGCCACCTGCAAGGCTTCCGCAAGAGCGCCGGCTTCGCCGACTTCCTGGCCGCGATCCGCGGCTACATCGGCGCGATCGAAGAGATGCGCCACTACCGGGTCGGCGGCGTGGCCGCGCGCAAGCCGGCGGCCTGA
- a CDS encoding DUF3106 domain-containing protein has product MRRDRSTRRWPARAALGLVVIALAGAAAALPPDLEQTLSRLPAEARARLQAQGARWDSWNESERRQFGQRAAQWEQRPAGERGAVRERYRAWQNLSAGDRAEVQAAAARYAALPPEQQQALRARFDALDGSERHGWLLGPQLGADYPALQPLLAQLPAPQHAALLAALHGLSAQQRKDLAVLVQRTPPQERARLRGELLAAPAASRGAWLQDALQR; this is encoded by the coding sequence ATGCGCCGTGACCGCAGCACCCGCCGCTGGCCGGCGCGGGCCGCCTTGGGCCTGGTCGTCATCGCCCTGGCCGGCGCCGCCGCGGCCTTGCCGCCGGATCTGGAACAGACCCTGTCGCGGTTGCCGGCCGAGGCCCGCGCCCGCCTGCAGGCGCAGGGCGCGCGCTGGGACAGCTGGAACGAGAGCGAGCGGCGCCAGTTCGGCCAGCGCGCGGCGCAATGGGAGCAACGCCCGGCCGGCGAACGCGGCGCGGTGCGCGAGCGTTACCGGGCCTGGCAGAACCTGAGCGCCGGCGACCGGGCCGAGGTCCAGGCCGCCGCGGCGCGCTACGCCGCGCTGCCGCCGGAGCAACAGCAGGCGCTGCGCGCCCGTTTCGACGCGCTCGACGGCAGCGAACGCCACGGTTGGCTGCTCGGCCCGCAACTGGGCGCCGACTATCCCGCGCTGCAGCCGCTGCTGGCGCAGCTGCCGGCGCCGCAGCACGCCGCCTTGCTGGCCGCGCTGCACGGCCTGAGCGCGCAGCAGCGCAAGGATCTGGCGGTGCTGGTCCAGCGCACTCCGCCGCAGGAACGCGCCAGGTTGCGCGGCGAGCTGCTGGCGGCGCCGGCGGCCAGCCGCGGCGCCTGGCTGCAGGACGCCCTGCAGCGCTGA